In Centroberyx gerrardi isolate f3 chromosome 7, fCenGer3.hap1.cur.20231027, whole genome shotgun sequence, the sequence TGGCTGTAGCATGTTGAACATACATTATGTAGTGTTATGTCTGTAGTATACTGTCTGTAGTAAGTCCCTGCTGTCCTTCTACCATGTATGTTAGTTTGTACTGTGAACCGCTGTAAGTTGTCTGTCTTTACATCTCTGCATCAGTGctaccaaaacaaattcctttacatttattgtacttgccAATTAACGGTATTCTGAATCTgacatgtttatttttgtctccaggatgctgttCAAAGAGAGCATCATGGTTCATGGTCACCTCACAGGCAACACGTGAGTCATGCAAATTATTAACTAATTTCTTCATGACTGACTCGTTTAGCCTCTTGTctcatgtttatgttgtttCTTTCCGCTCCAGAGCAAAGAAAAAGATGGTCCCTACTCCCAAGGCCAAGCCAAAGGTTAGATGCTATTTATTTGCCATTTACTTTGAGTTTCACTGCAATACATGTCATGCTGTGTGGTTTGCTGGGGGGTGCCAGCTAATAAGTAAGGGAAAATTCAGCGAGTCGGTCATTATCATGTCAGGGTCATGATCGCTCTGAAGGCTTATTTTTCAATAAAGACTGGCTTGCTGTAATTTATCCTGCTTATTACATGGCTACTTACCAAAGAcaatcatttgacacaaaatattgatgtaaagggggggtatcctaggctgtggcaattcttagtatttatggtgattttggtacttggtggtgtgaagtaatcacagtaaaaaaatagaATCATGTTACTATGCTGTTTCCCCACggtcaccaactataaaactcgcccccttgtacaagcctgtcagattttgctccagtgtcaGTGTAGatactggactgtctgaaatcgaccaatcagcgctaagaggaggacggccttccagaatggccagccaatcagagcagtagctcattagcatagaagctgcttatgtaaaactacctattttcttgtaggtggaaaacaaacactgggaagtgaatagctaaagctataactaaacgatttttactgaaaaaaacttaacagatgtattttatagacaccaggtaattatataaaattgctgaaaaagcaaatgatacccctcctttaaatGATTTTACAACAAACTAAAGTAACTTACAAGCTTCCACCACAAAATAGTCCAGCAGGACTGTCTGCAGTAACTGAGGAGTAACGTCTTGTGCCAAGAAGACTTGATTAACGTGAttagaaatcaataaaatcGACAAGACTTCTTGACTGCAGTCATGtcattagatgtgaaacagcggtGTAAAGTCTATTATGTGAAAAAGTTGTCcattattcagaaataacactGCCCTACAAAGCTAAAGGGCAGGAACTGCATAAGAGCATGAcagagtgaaactgagaaaaaatactttatcttCACCTTCATCCTCTCCGGACAAAAGTATTCTTGGTGTAGAAGTCGATGATATATATTGTTTACTAGCACCTATGGGTCTAATGTTTGTTAAAATGCCATCTAAACTTAAGTCAAACTTAAACTTAAGTCAACAAAAGGTCAGACGTCATGTCTGaccttttgaaaaacacaaaaatagttGCTGCTGTTCACCTTTGTAGGGCAGAACAGACCTCAGAAGTGTTCAGCAAAGCCATGTAAAAAAGTTCAGTTATTAACTCGTTCCTGTAACTGTTATCTTTGTGTATTCTGTAATTCCAGGAGACTGGTTGGGTTCAGCGGTCTACACCCTCAGCAGGTGCCACCCCCTCCCCCGCTGCCCAGGTTGCCAAGCGACCGCCCCCGTCGCCCTCTGAGCCCATTTGTCTGGACTCCCTCGACGAGGATCTGACAGCTCCCTCCCTAGACTCCATCTCCCAGGCCCTGGCCATCCTCAGCAACGCAGCCAAGGGCCTGGCCCACGGGGACAGCCCCCCGTCCCCGGACAGGCCCAAGGCAGCCGccaacccctcctccctccacgcCTCGACACTCCTCCAGCAGCACAAAAAAAGCTCCGTCGGCACTCCCAGCTCCAATGCACCTCACTACGTCTCTACCTCTTCGTcttcctccacccctctctctcggccttcctccatctcctcctcccctctgccctcagTGAGGGTGGACGGGTTGGGGGGCATTAAGGGCATGGCGCAGGTGCACAGACACTCAGCGTTGAACACTCAGAGACCTGCCGGGGCGGGCCTGGCTAAAGCTAACATGGCCGCCTCGCCCTCAACACCCAAACCGCGTCCACCACCCACTGCCTCTCCCCTTGTTCCCCCCGGATCAAAGACAGGGCTCTCCACTCCCCCCTCTGGCCTCCTCAAAGGcagcagcaataataataaagccAACAGCGGTGACGCTCTTATCATTGCATCGCCTCAGTCTCGGCCACACATCCTCCCATCACCCTCTCACATGACCCCCAAAACGCTGCAGACGCCTCGCCTGCCCCAGCCCCCCCAGAGTAaatcctccccctctccttccctctctcactcgctTCCCGGAGTTCAGTCCCATTCCCAGCACCAGTCTAACTTCATCACCCCCATGCACGCCACTCTCACCAAGTCCACCCACAGCAGCACCCCACCCATCATCAAACTCACTCCTCGCGCCCCCAACCCCATCGCTCCCACCTCCACCTcgccctccatctcccctcacCCCAGGTCTCAGGCGACCCCCTCCATACACCAGTACTCCAAAAGCCCAGCAGGGTTCCGCCCGCCGTTCTCAGGTGCCCAAGGAGGAACAACCAAGCCAGGTCAAGGCAGCTACACTCCTCCAGGCAGCCAGAAGACCCCGAACAGCAACAGCACCACCAACACCAGCCTTATTAACACCTCATCCATTAGCAAGCATTCAGGATCCAGTGCCTCCCCCGCAACGGCCTCTGCCAACCCAGGCCAGCGACAAAGGTTGGGGGGTGGGACACCTCAGGGGGCTAAGCCAATCGCATCCGTCTCATCGCCATCTGTCACTTCTCAGTTGCCACAGGTTTGTACTGTAGGAGGTGATACACTGCGGTCACGCTAGAAAGCTGCCAAGATCAGTAACCTGTAatctgtacttctctctctccacatacaTTATCAATGTGTTTTCCACACAAAGTATGTTTTGTAATTTGTTAATAACTAAAGTTTTACCGCTTGCTCTCCCCTGTTGTGCCTCAGGTCTCCACAGCAGGTAGCGGCGGTCTCCTTGGCTCTGCCCCATCCCTCCCCCTGGGGTTTGGGATGCTGGGGGGGCTGGTGCCCGTGTCCCTGCCCTTCCagttccccccgctgctaaaccTGCCCCCGCTGGGTACTGCAGGCTCCAGTACAGGAGCCAGCGGCTCCGCGGCCAGTAGCACTGCATCATTCTCCACCCTGACCCAGAGTGAGTGACGCATGCAGAGTAGGGTTACGGATGACACCACATTGATGAATTTTAAATCATGCACCACACACAAATTGAAATTGGGGCCGggtattaaaaataacataaatggtATGATGTGGAAAAAGATTGTACATTTGTCTTGAGTGAATAGAAAGTGAAAGAATATCTTAGTAATTAGGGGCCAATCTGATCCAATATACTTTCAGCATTAACACATTAGGTGGGTGCTCTGTATATGTGACTATCAGTATGTTGCTCTTGTCTTTTTTGATGTTTAGGTACCTGTGTAGGccttgttttgtgttgtttgttgttgaacCATTGTTATATCACCATACTGTGTCTGGATGTAAGCTTGTGATTTTTCTCCTCATTGTCTGACATTATCCCATTTTCTTTGCTTCATTCCTCAaattttctcctttcctctgttaCTGTTTCTGCATTCATGactgcttttcttttcattgttttgtttacttttccGCCTGTTACTCATTTGGCCTGATTCATACATCTTCCAcctttttcttatttcttcccctctccctcttgctgTCATTACCTGTTCCTTACCTCTTGTCATCTTGCTCCTCTTTTCTGTCTGCCCCCACTTCCTCCCCTTTTCTTGTTCCACTcccattttttcctcctcctctgtcctgcttcCTTTGTATCCGTTCCtgcctctcttccctttccctcctcgTTTCTTGTTCCCCTGTCCTGTCTCCTCAGATCTGTATAAGAGTCTCCAGTCAGGGTCTCAGGTTGCTCTGCCTCCTCACTTGCAGCTCGCTTTCTCAGGTAAAATCTGCCCCTCCCACCCCCGAAGACCGCTCCATTTACTCCCCTCTCctgcccttctctctttccagtTGTCTGGTGTTCTGTCTTGGGCAatgttctttttctgtcttgtccTGTTCCCCTCTCTGCTTGTCTGGTGGTGGTCGCATGCTCGTCCGTCTCCGTATGTAGTCATCTTAGTCGTTGTCCAATCTCTGTGATAGCTGTATCAGTGTTTTGTTTACTATTTGTTCTTGAATTTCATTGATATTTCAACATCGCTACTCTTCCTGTCCAGATGTCAATCAAAGCCAGGGAGGAGATGCTAAGAGGAAGACTCTATGATACAGCGTGATTCAAACACCCAGCGGAAGCTGTCCAGTGAAATGACAAGGTGTTGGGACAAATCAGGACGGAACATGGCTTTGAGTGACAGATGGATTGACCACTCATAAGAGGGTTCTGAATTAAGGACTGGGATACGCTCAAGACGTTTGATCTGAAAGGATCAGTAATTGTCATGAGTACCAGTTAAATAtaacttttttaaaacaatttgATAACTTTTTAATACTATTCTTCATAGAATTGTTAAATGGAAAATGACAAAtgcattttgtcagtgtttacaAGATAGACCTATATCACTGTGGACAGGGAGAAGGAATGAATGAGATGATTGAATCTGGAAGATAATTTTTAAACGTGtgtaagctgtgtgtgtatgcatgtgggtCTGAATGCATTACTCTTTTGATTGgacagacagtgtgtatgtatccctccctctctgatgCGTGGTCAGTGTGTCTATTCGGTGCTGTTTTTATTATAATGTAATTATCACTGATACCTGTAAGAAATGTAAACTGAATGCAAATTTGAGCTTTTTTTTCCAATGAAAGCTGTACACTTTTTCATTGTACTTGAATTCTCAAGTTCTTTTCTGTATAGAACTCAAACATACTTTCAATTAAACAAAATGCCTTAAAATCTTTTCCTTTGCGAGCTagtaatttgatgtaatttgtaCTGCCAAGTGAGTTGCCACGTATAAGTTCATGGTCATACAGTGACTGCTAATTCTAAAAGCTGTACATATGGAGGCACTAGTAGTGTAGATAAAAGGCACAGGAATGATTGATTCCTCTGTAGACATCACACATTTTACAGAGCAAAGTGAGAAAACAAGGAGCACTGGTAGCCCACATTGGATATGTGCTGTATAAAATGGGCTATTCCTACAGTTAGTTaatagtacattttaaatgttatAAACAAAGGATGAGTCTGGATTTTCAAAATACGGGTGAAATAGATGATAGAAAAGATTGGTTTGAGCACCTCACAACATAGCTTGTGAAGCCGATGaattcatacatacagtacaaagtcttgtttttcctctcaaCTCCCAAGAAGCAGAAACTGGTTTTGAGGCAGTGTCTGGGTTCCAGATGAAGCCAACACAACTCAGGCACAAGACCACAGGTAAATGGGCAGTGTAGTTTTAATCAAAACCTTGATTTGGATGACATCATGTGCCCTATCAACAAATAGTCGAAATCAATTATCAATTTGCCCTAACTTAAACCAGCAGGCCACTATGAAAATATTAGATAATCAACAATGATCAATGAATGCCAATAGTTTCCCGAAAAAAGGCCTTTTGACACCAGATCCAACCACAACAGTCCAACATATAACAAACAAGATACAAACGATACAAAAGggggacagaggaaaaaaaaggggagggggAAAAATCCATCTGACAAATTTTAAGTATTTTGTGAAAGGTGTATAGTGAAGGGTAACTTATTCTGGCAGTATGAGAAGCATCTGCATTCCAGAGCATCTCCCAGGTGGTTCCCCCTCATCACAACATTGTCTTCATGATGGCCTCAGGAGCCTACTTGACCAGAGGCCTGGTTTTATCGTCGTCGCCACACTGGTGGGCTTTGTACTTTTTCACCTCAGCCATGTATTTTGACCAGGCATCGCTCTTGCCCGGCTCAGCCtgcaagagagaaaagacagatgGTCAAATGATGTCAACAGTATATACTTCAGTTGTGTGTCACATGACCCAAACTTACTTCTGAATCCTGTTTCTGCTTCTTCGCAACCACGCCGGTCTTTAGGAACACACCGCCTCTGCGTTTCCCCACCTGGGTTAGGGGATAGAAGACTGACACCGTTACACGAGCCCTTGCAGGTGGACTGCCAATGATGGAGACTACACGAGAGCAGAAGGGCTACATTTAGGCTCCTGCCGCACCACCAGCGAACCATCAGGGAGGAGCATCCCTAATCTTGTCTGGTCTACATGTGTGTTTATTGTCACAGCATAGCCACTGAGTTTTACAATGACACCACAGTCCACTTCAAAAATAATGCAATTCAAGGAATGGCATGTGTGTGCAATGTCAACCCACATGCCTACTGCATGTACTATTGGCAACTAACACTTAAGTGTCGGACTTTATTCTATAATGCAATAACTCAAGTGCCAAACTGAGTAGGACAGTGTCAAAACAGTGCATGGTGCTTCAGTGTAGATGTATGAACACTACGACTATCTCATCTTACAACTGCCAAACCCCTTACAAAGCTCGTCACGGGAGGGGGCTTCTTTTCCACTGTTGACTGTCCTTGCTCTGTGGTTCTTGCTTCTTCACTTGCTTGCTGcgtttccttttttctcttctcttcctccattttcttcttGAACATCTCCATGAAGCTGCCGTCGTTAGCGAACGCATTCCCCCCTGCTGCCTTGCTCGCTCCCGGCGCTGGGCTGGCAGGCGACGCGGGGCTGTCGCTGTTTGAATCGCTGCTGCTTTGATGGGTTTTGCTGTATGCACGCTTCGGATCCATGTTGTCTTGATTGTATCCTCATAAATGAGCGCAGTCCCGCGGTTCAAACTGTATTTCAACAGGCGTCCTCTGTAACCGTTTTCTGAGCAGGTATTATGGCTTTGTTGTGAGGCTGTTAACAGCACAGTCAGCACGCTGCAAGGCAGGTTGGACCCCACCCGGCTAcaatgtagctagctagctagctagctagagaGTCCAATTCCAAAGTAACGTATTCTCTCAACAATAAGCTGAAATAAAAagggtgtaaaaaaaaaacttcccaaTGTTTCACCGTGCCAGCCTGTCCCAACCaaacgaaaacaaaaaaacaggcgCTGGTTCAGCTGCTAACGACGTTACCGCAGTTTGCTAACGCTGCTGGCTAACGTGCCGTTTAGCCAGGCCTTTTCGGATGAAGGATGTCCGCAAGATAGCAAAATAAACGTGCAAATCGTAGGTGAAATGCATCTAGGTATAAAATACTGTTGAAACGCACGACGACATCCGAACAGCTGCATCCACGACTAGCTGTTCCGCAGATTTTACCTATGTTTTTCATAAGTTTTGTTTCCTTTCACTTACTGTCGGCCATCTTGAATTTCCTTTGTAGATGTCACGTAATGACTGTAGCGCCCCCTGCTGTGCTGGAAGTGCGCCTGATAGGAAGAGACCAAATGGCCCACGTGTATAACCAATAATATAATGCCTCCATAGTAATAATGCAGTGTCCCAAACCCCAGATGTGCAGTGTCCCTGGCCTGATGAGAAAGAGTTGGATCTGGGAAGAAAAATATACACATACTTTGATGCTGGAGGAGCTCCTTTACTGCAATTCTCAAGTAGATCACATGTGAAAATCCATGCTTTCACCATTTCACATAAGAATTCAGCTGTTTAGTATCTCAGAGGGCTGACTGTTCAGTTTGACCTTTTCTTTAGATGATGACATGACATCGAACCTAGGCAATAAAACCAAGGTTTTTTCAGCTCTTTGTGAATAATAATTTACAAACGGTATAGTCAATTAGGACTGTTTGGTGGCCCTTAAGTATAGAGTTGGCTAGAGATTTTGAATGTGATGAGATTCTTTAACAGAACACCAGACACCGTCTCTTGTCTTAAGTCCCCATTTATTTGTAGTGCAAAAGTAGAACAGACAGGACTACAAATCTATAACTTGCCTCAAACCCCTTTGTAAAGTATGCTATAATCTACTAGACCTTTATTGATACAACCATGAAGACAACATTGAAAACCTAAAAGTTAACCCCTTCAAGCCATGCAAATGTGCAGTGAAAATACTGACTTAACACCATATAAATATCTACTCAAATAATGAAacattagaataaaaaaaagtgtacacacacacaacagtagGATTTCAGTCCTGTGTAGATCATAGCACAAATATTCACAGGGGTGAAGTACAAGTCACAAAACAGCAGCTCTGATACAGGACAGATTACAGGCTAAAAGATGAAAGGGAAAATTAACCAACAGTGAATAATAGTAGTAATGACTTCCTGGCACACAGATTTACTCATACTCATCAGGCTTTCAAtgaggatgaaaaaaacaacataattgcTTTCAGAGAGAAAATCAAGCCAATGAATGAGTTCCAGTGTATtgatgaatacatttatttccaGTTCAATTGAACTATAAATCTGGGTCTAGCAGCTGCAAACAGCTATATTAGCTGGATTCCTACTTCCTTATCAATCATATCATTAGGGACTCTATCaattgtggatttttttttccagtatttGTACTAAACTAGGATGCCTTTACCTGGCAGTTTCTATCTTACTTTCCCACACTCAAATCAGTTTAGAGACTAAAGTGGAAGTGCAATTAGGCCCTACACACAACTAGTAAACACCCTGTTTCAATCTTTGGGAAGAGGGAAGGGGATGAAAAAACATAGAATAATCAATAGTCAAATTCATAGGCAACTCTGATATTTCATCAGAATATCACTGCGAAACATCATATGCGAGGTAATTATCACATGCCATATGGAGATGAAAGATGGATAACTTGCAGTGTGACATATATTCTTGAGCCAAATCCATTTGTGCCTAATAAATGAGACACTGGAGAGAGGGTTCAAGCGAACGTGAGCTTACAGCAGAACGGCGGTCTTTTGAAGAACACGTTGTGAAGAACTTCAGTCTCATCCGCCGAGGGGATATTTTGAAGTCTTTTTTTGTGAGGCACTGATCAAAACCACCATCAGAGGAAAAAGTGCTTTGGTGTATGTTGTGAAAAGTCTAACCGTTTCTTTACATGAAAATTACGTTGTAAAGAGATT encodes:
- the trir gene encoding telomerase RNA component interacting RNase codes for the protein MDPKRAYSKTHQSSSDSNSDSPASPASPAPGASKAAGGNAFANDGSFMEMFKKKMEEEKRKKETQQASEEARTTEQGQSTVEKKPPPVTSFVGKRRGGVFLKTGVVAKKQKQDSEAEPGKSDAWSKYMAEVKKYKAHQCGDDDKTRPLVK